The DNA sequence GGGATACCCGATAATGTATAGCGGCCAAGCCAAATCACGGTACGCATGCGGTTAGGGCCAGAGACGGGAATGCAGGCTGTTTCCATGATCGCAGGATTTGTcagtgagggggtggttgagaaTGACCAATGGTTATGGTGGGGAATATGCggctcgatggtggatgatCTGCCCTTCTTTGTTTGTTTAATCGATGCATTTGCGACGTCACCAACAAGTTTTCAACATGGCATATGAGGATGGATACAGTTCTATGATTGGACAAAGACAACGGGAGGATGCGTGGAAAACTTTCGACCGATGCCCGATGGTTATGCCCGATATCCAATCGGATTTCGACGAACACGATCATATCGTCCCACACCCCTGCGCTGCCTGCTTTGTTTTGGCCACAATGGCGGGTCAGGGGTTGAGGCATCGCTGTACTTGTCGATATCAAATTTGTTCGGCCGACTGTGCTCGACGATACTGGAAGAGCAAGTTGCACCAATCACGAAATAAACAAGGGCTCTATGAGCCTAGATGAGATACCTGATGCTATGTTCAAGATTGCAAATAGATCGGGCATAAGGTAGGTTTGGCGCTATACTTTCTCCATCTCGATCATTTGCCAAAACTTGAATCATCCACTGCTTTTGTGTCCACATACCTACCTGAGCAATGTCAGCAAAAGCTTCGTCCGTATCATTATCACATGAGAAGATGAGCTCAGTAGGCTCAGATTGGAAACTCACCAACGGCGCAGGCTACATCCTCGACCGTGACCGCAGCCACGCCGCCGCCTCTCGTCTCAACCTCCAGTTCTACCTCTGGAAAGACAGTCTTGGATTCAACATCCACCCGACCATCTCACAGTCACTATTTCCTTCCACCAAGAGCAATGAGCTCGTCAGCAGCCAAAGTCCCGTCGCGATCTGCGAGGTAGCCTCGGGGACTGGGATCTGGTTAACCGATGTTGCTCGCTCCGTCCCGCCGTCCACCATTCTCACCGGTCTGGACTACAACCTCTCGCAGTCCCCTCCGGCAGCATGGCTTCCCCCCAACATGTCCATGCGCCACTGGAACGTTTTCGACCTCGTGCCCGAGGATTTGGTCGGCAAATACGACTATGTCCATACTCGCCTGCTCGTCTTGGTAGTCGGAGAGTCCAAAGACCCGGGTCCAATCATAAGGAACCTCTTCAAGTTGCTCAAACCAGGCGGCTGGCTACAATGGGACGAGTTGGACACGGTGAATATGTCTATCCAAAAGGTCGACCCGGCACTCGAGACGCCAGCGTTGGAAGAGCTGAGGAAGTGGTCTTGGGCGGATGGGAGGCTGGACTGGACGGTGAAGCTGCCTGAATTtatggagaaggaggggttcacagaggtgaagggggatCTATCTGGGGATCCGCCCGCGTTGGCGAGGGCGTTCACCGAGCAGCATTTGCTGACGGCGGAGGAGTTTGCGGAGGGGTTGATCaagctggggaagagggaagtgGGGGAGAAGTATTTTGGGTTGGTGCACAAGGCGCACCAAGAGGCTATTGAGGGGGCGGCGCTGTGTGTGCCGAGGATTGTTTGTGTGGGGAGGAAGCCGCTATAGGGAACGAGCATGATGTTTGACGATGAGAAGAAATCGCATGATGCAAGGATATACCATAAGAAATTTGCTAAATGAATGTGACTTATCTGAGACTGGTTTGAGCAAAGGACTTTCTAGTTACCTGGCAGGAATGGACCTCGACAGACTGGGGGTTTCAGGCGCTCAGCCATGTGAAATATTGATGACGGGCTCGTCTTCAAATACCTGCATATCGGGAATGAGACAGCACCTAACCTGCAATCAAGCCGATTGATCTTGATGTGGGAAAGGCGGAAGACTGTGTGCATTCGACATTTCCATGAGGGTCGGTGACGGCTGACTTCTTCATACTTAAT is a window from the Podospora pseudocomata strain CBS 415.72m chromosome 6, whole genome shotgun sequence genome containing:
- a CDS encoding hypothetical protein (EggNog:ENOG503P75D; COG:S; antiSMASH:Cluster_6): MSAKASSVSLSHEKMSSVGSDWKLTNGAGYILDRDRSHAAASRLNLQFYLWKDSLGFNIHPTISQSLFPSTKSNELVSSQSPVAICEVASGTGIWLTDVARSVPPSTILTGLDYNLSQSPPAAWLPPNMSMRHWNVFDLVPEDLVGKYDYVHTRLLVLVVGESKDPGPIIRNLFKLLKPGGWLQWDELDTVNMSIQKVDPALETPALEELRKWSWADGRLDWTVKLPEFMEKEGFTEVKGDLSGDPPALARAFTEQHLLTAEEFAEGLIKLGKREVGEKYFGLVHKAHQEAIEGAALCVPRIVCVGRKPL